In a genomic window of Pseudomonas mohnii:
- a CDS encoding Gfo/Idh/MocA family protein has protein sequence MNSPLRIALIGAGIMGQQHYQHLKTLTEATLCAVADPGPQAATLAAEWGVAYFADHAQMLEQMKPDAVIVANPNNLHISTALDCLAVGVAVLLEKPVGVHLDEVRQLVEASKATGVPVLVGHHRRHNPLIVRAHELVKSGALGRLTTVTALWQLRKPDSYFETPWRREAGAGMLLTNLIHDLDLLRHLCGEVRQVQAITSNAIRGFANEDCAAVLLQFDNGALGSLTGSDAVAAPWSWELDSGENPVYPRQADQPCYLLAGTGGALSIPQLKRWHYTEADGGWHQSLVQTQESFSADEALRLQLQHFVRVARREVEPLVSAADAARTLALIEAIREAAETGRACTPSLIEA, from the coding sequence TTGAATTCGCCCCTTCGAATCGCCCTGATCGGCGCTGGCATCATGGGCCAGCAGCATTACCAGCATCTGAAAACCCTGACTGAAGCGACGCTGTGCGCCGTGGCCGATCCCGGTCCGCAAGCAGCAACCCTCGCCGCCGAATGGGGCGTGGCGTATTTCGCCGATCACGCTCAGATGCTGGAGCAGATGAAGCCGGACGCGGTCATCGTCGCGAATCCGAATAACCTGCACATCAGCACCGCCCTCGACTGCCTCGCCGTCGGTGTAGCGGTGTTGCTGGAGAAACCGGTCGGCGTGCATCTGGATGAGGTTCGCCAGTTGGTGGAGGCTTCGAAGGCTACGGGTGTACCGGTGCTGGTGGGCCATCATCGGCGGCACAATCCGTTGATCGTCCGTGCCCATGAACTGGTCAAGAGCGGCGCCTTGGGCCGGTTGACCACGGTCACGGCGCTCTGGCAGTTGCGCAAACCCGACAGTTACTTCGAGACGCCCTGGCGCCGCGAGGCGGGTGCCGGGATGTTGTTGACCAACCTGATCCACGACCTCGATTTGCTGCGGCACTTGTGCGGTGAAGTACGTCAGGTGCAGGCCATTACCAGCAACGCCATCCGCGGTTTTGCCAACGAAGATTGCGCGGCGGTGTTGCTGCAGTTCGACAACGGTGCCCTGGGTAGCCTGACCGGGTCCGACGCGGTGGCGGCGCCCTGGAGTTGGGAGCTGGATTCCGGGGAGAACCCGGTGTATCCGCGTCAGGCCGACCAGCCGTGTTACTTGCTCGCCGGAACCGGCGGGGCGCTGAGCATTCCGCAACTCAAGCGCTGGCATTACACCGAAGCCGATGGCGGGTGGCATCAGTCCCTGGTGCAGACGCAGGAAAGCTTCAGCGCCGATGAGGCGTTGCGCTTGCAGTTGCAGCATTTCGTGCGCGTCGCGCGCCGGGAAGTCGAGCCGCTGGTGAGCGCCGCCGATGCCGCCCGCACCCTGGCGCTGATCGAAGCCATCCGCGAAGCCGCCGAAACCGGTCGCGCTTGCACACCTTCCCTGATTGAGGCTTGA